A genome region from Nocardia sp. NBC_00565 includes the following:
- a CDS encoding peroxiredoxin — protein MPLEVGPLEVGTVAPDFTLKDQNNQDVTLSDYRGKKNVLIVFYPLAFTGICQGELCKVRDELPKFQNDDAEILAISVGPPPTHKIWAAEQGYVFPLLSDFWPHGAVAQSYGVFNKKSGYPNRGTFVVDKSGHIRFAEMNGPGEARDQAAWENALAALDS, from the coding sequence ATGCCGCTCGAGGTTGGCCCGCTGGAAGTCGGCACTGTTGCGCCGGATTTCACGCTGAAGGACCAGAACAACCAGGACGTCACGCTCTCGGACTATCGCGGCAAGAAGAACGTGCTGATCGTGTTCTATCCGCTCGCCTTCACCGGGATCTGCCAGGGCGAGCTGTGCAAGGTGCGTGACGAACTGCCCAAGTTCCAAAACGATGACGCGGAGATCCTCGCCATCTCGGTCGGCCCGCCGCCCACCCACAAGATCTGGGCGGCCGAACAGGGCTACGTCTTCCCGTTGCTGTCCGACTTCTGGCCACACGGCGCCGTCGCCCAGTCCTACGGCGTCTTCAACAAGAAATCCGGCTACCCCAACCGCGGCACCTTCGTCGTCGACAAGTCCGGCCACATCCGTTTCGCCGAAATGAACGGCCCCGGAGAGGCCCGTGACCAGGCGGCTTGGGAGAACGCGCTCGCCGCGCTAGATTCATAA